The genomic stretch TGCTGACACCCCGATCCTTCCAACTATAATGGGTAAATCTGATGTAAGCAATTATAGTTCCTCAGTTAAGTTCAAAGTCGCTGCTGATGGGAATGCCCATATTACTGATTCCTCTGTCCCTGAGGCTGAAATCACTCCAGCTACTGAAAGAAATCTCACTACTATTCCAGATATGGTTGCCCTTGCAGaagagaaaataacagaaattgacttaattcttccagaaaatgacCCCAATGTTGTGCCTAAACTAACTGATTCTGATGAAGAAAAGTTCATCACTGTGTTTGAACTCACTACTACTGCTAAAAGAGACAAAGATAACCCAGAAGATATTTTGCTAACTGATGAAGAGTCTACAGATGGAGTCAGTGTTTGGATGGAGAGGGATATGGCAAATGAAGAAGAGAGTCATTCTGTTTTGCTTACTGCTGTAGAATCCAGATATGACTTCGTCATCCCTGCATCAGTAGCTATGAACCTCACAGAAGATTCGCTTACAGAAGAAGATCTGcctgaaaataatagaatggaatcTGTAACTAAGAATACTGACAAATTGTCAGGAACTACTGATCTAGATGCAttcaaccataaagaagacaATTTCACAACTGAAACGGGTATCTTTAAACTACTGAAAGAAGAACCAGATGAGTTCCTGATTtgaaagcaacaacaacagaaatgccacaaagtattttaaaattaggcaGCTCGTTTTAACATCTAAGAAGTTTGTCCAGCAAGCAATAAAtcttaataaatgaaagaatgtgaGCATTTAAGGCAAGTACAAAACTTAGAAAATGCATGGGTTTAAGAATAGTGGTCATGCAGCAGAATATATTTTGGGAAACTTTAAAAAGTCAGCAATGCAAGAGTTCCCCTACTATCACAAAGTTTACTTGAGTTATCCAAtaattacttattttaatataaCTTCTTTAATCCCAGCCTTCAGGGATATTAAGAGAGAGCAATAAAGCAAGCTCACTCCCCACTGTGTCTAATCATATACATCATTTTAGTTAATCTTCAATAGCATATTTTAATGTGAGTTAGAGACAAAGAGAATCAAATTAATAACATATCTCAAAAACAATTGTAGTATTAAAAGACCTTAAATGCTTATTCTAAACAGATATCTTTTTAGTATGCAACCAATGATTCTctactgaaaaatatatttgaaacccACACTCATAGATAAAATAAGGCTATTTAGTAATTGTTTAGCACCCCTATgtaagaaatataagaaatagtACAGGGTTCCTGGGGCATGCTGGATGCAAACTAAGGCAAAATGATATTTTACAAATGTGTGCATTTGTCAAAAACATATTGTATGTAAACAtatgaattaatttaattttttccttaaaatctcTTTCCTGaatttttgctaatttttttcagGTCTTAAGCATTGATACTGCACTCTTCTTATGCTTTGGGTTAGCAATTCAAGGACAtacatcttcattcttttttgacaCCAACTGTTAAAATGGgcctgttttcactttgctgaaTTCTCTTCAATAAATCTTTTTGACAGCAACTGATTTACTGTGTGTAAGTGTGATTGATATTCTAGACCAGAATTCTCAAATTAGAGATatgagtgaaaaaaatgaaaattcattgTTTAAAGAATAACATAGCTCTGGGTATCAAGTAGAATTATCCTATAAAGActcataattttattatattttataaataaaaacaaagccaaagCACTAGTTGAAAGTTAAAAGGTCCCTATATGGGAGGTGGGTGAAGAGGGATAGGAATTTAAACCACTAGATAGACTATagactttgttgtttagttgctaagtcagatctcctttgtgaccccatggactctagcctatcaggctcctttgtctatggggctttccaggcaagaatactagagagggttgccagttccttctccagggactcttccagacctagggattaaacccatgtctcctgcattgacaggaggattctttactgctgagccaccaaggaagcccagactaGAATAATGTTAAGTTACTGCCTAACTACAGATTGTGTTGGATATATAAGCAAATATAATAAGAGACTACAGCTTTGAGGTTTTAATCACTTTATTCTCATATCAACCTTAGTACTGAACTAGGAAGCAAGCTGAAAagcatcattattttaaaactccAACTACAGTTTCTTCCAGGAACTTTGCTTACGAAGGAGGATCTTTCCTTGCTTCTTCCTAGTTGGTTGCTAGCAATCATTTACATTCTTTGGCTTATAGACAGTCACTATAATCTCTGCCTCCTTCATCACACAATGCTctctttgtgtgtctctgtgtctggaTTACCCCTTCTTATATGGACACAAGTTATTGTATTAGGCCCCTCAATGCTGCGTGACCTCATCAtggttacatctgcaaagatctcAAGTTTGAATAAGGTCACCTTCCCAGGTTGTGGGAGTTAGAACTCCATCATACTTGGGAGTGGGAGGAAAGACACAATTCAATACATAACACCTGTTGATATAATGTTTATCTTCCCTGCCAGTTTATATGTTGGATAATTAAGATGATTACATAATACATCATCAATAACAGAACACTTCTGAGACTGAAAAAAAGCATTATTAATAATGACTCCAAAACGAGGGGCATAAACTAGACTTTCCTAAGTAAACAGAGCTAGTCACCCCACCCTAAGGGTAGAGATCATATCCCCCTTGTCTATTGCTTGATTCTGAGAGTTTTGAATGCAATAGAACCTCAATAAAcatctgttaaatgaatgaattaaattaaGTAGTGAATGATGATGTATTAGGCAATGAATGCTCTCAGAGGACAAATGGTATAAACTGGATACTTATGGATGAATATGAGTTTACTGGTACTGAAAGGGTATCCCTGAGGGAAAGGCAAGTACAAAGATCCAGAAGCATAAAAATACTTAGTGTGCTCAATATCACTGAAGAAAAGTTAAAGCACAGTGGATCTGAGAGAGAATGGAACAGATGTATCAAATGACTGATATAGCCTTTTGAAGGGAAAAGTAATCAAACTGTCAGGTCATTAATATGTCAGAGTTCCCCAAAGAAACAGAACTGATGATGATAGATGATAGAGAGAGATTTTAAGAAACTGGATGATTATAGTTGTAGAGATTGACAAGTTTGAATCTACGGCATAGACTGATAGCCTGAAAATTAAGAGTTGATATTGCCATTTTGAATCCAAAACCCACAGGGCAAGTCCCCAGGCTAGAAATTCAGACAGTTTCTATGTTTCAGTTTTAAGgcaaaatttcttattttttaggaAATTTCAGTCTTTGCTTTCAATTGATTAGATGAGGCTAATTCACATTATGAAAATATGTTTTATCTAAAGTTAACTTATtgttaatcacatctacaaaataccATCACAGTAACATCTAGACTAGTgtttgactaaacaacaaggtgcCACAATCTAACCAAATTCCCTCTAACACATAGCATTAAGCATCACATCATGTGTATAGCTATTTAGGGTTAAAATTTCATATACCTAACAGCTTATATTTCCTGAGTTAGTTTCACCAAAATCAATAGGGCTTTTCACAGGAGCTAAAAAAATTTTTCGTGGTAAAATGCACTAATAATGTTGGGGCATATTTTCTGATGTCTTCAAATAAGAGTAGGTTTATGAAgtgcttgtgtgtgcatgcatgctcagttgctcagtcatgtccaattctttgccatcctttaaactatagcctgccaggttcctctgtctgtgggattttccaggaaaaaatactggagtgggttgccatttcttcctctaggggatcctaACCCAAGGATTGCATACAcatctacgtctcctgcattggcaggtggcttccttaccactgagccatctgggaagcccccagtataTGAAATGTTCATGGAggtgtatttttcacagagcccCAGTAAATTGTGCTAGTAACTAATGCTCTgtgtaatattttaagaaatgctgATGTGAAAATGAGAGGTGTCTAAAGTTCTAAGAAAGGGATTAATATGTTAATTTTGCTTTAGAAAGACTATTTTGATGAAACAGTAAAAGATTTGGGAATGATAGAGGAAGcaagagacagagagataaactatagaaaagaaagtgaagtcgctaagtcgtgtccaactctttgcgaccccatggacaccaggctcctccgtgcatgtgattttctaggcaagaggactggagtgggttgccgttttcttctccagggaacttcccaacccagggatcgaacccaggtctcccacattgtagacagacactttccatctgagccaccagggataaataaccaataagaatatatattccaATACTCAGTACATTCCAATATTTATCAGTGTATTCCATTTACCCTACTAAATTAGTAATAAGCAGAAGCTTAACTACATCGCCTATGTGACatgaaaattttatgtaaaaatctGAACATTTCAGTATCAGCCTCAGACATTTGTTGTTCTAGCCAAGTTGGCTGCTTCTCTATGAGAACAAGTCTTGTGAGCTGGAATCCTCACATTTTCTCATTCTATAGAGTTTTAGATTAGATATAACTTACAacaaagtcagaaaagaaaagggaattaatatatattaacgtggtatggtggtggtggtttagttgctaagtcatgactgactgttgcaaccccattgactgtaactcaccgggatcctctgtccaatggattttccaggcaataatgctggagtgggttgccctttccttctccagatcttcctgaccaatcAATTGAACCCCGGTATTTTGCATCgtatgtgggttctttaccaactgagtcaccagggaagccactaagGTGGTAAAAGCATTATTTATCACCTAAATTTAGTCCAGGAAATCAATTAGTTGTTAGTCACAACAATGCCTGAAATAGAGTTCAACTACAATTTGTTCACTGTAAGAATTAATCAAAAATTTTCTTAacaggaattcagttcagttcaattcagtcgctcagtcgtgtctgactctttgcaaccccatgaatcgcagcactccaggcctccctgtccatcaccaactcccggagttcactcagactcacatccatcgagtcagtgatgccatctaggcatctcatcctctgtcgtccccttctcctcctgcccccaatccctcccagcatcagagtcttttccaatgagttaactcttcgcatgaggtgtccaaagtactggagcttcagctttagcatcattccttccaaagaaagcccagggctgatctccttcagaatggactggttggatctccttgcagtccaagggacttctctaACACCTAACAGGAATTAGACATACTTAAAggtggaggcctggcatgctgcgattcatggagtcgcaaaggttcggacacgactgtgcgactgaactgaactgaactgaactgaactgaaaggtggtgctagtggtaatgaacccacctgtcaatgcaggagatgcaggagactcaggttggatccctagattgggaagatgccctggagaaggaaatggcaaccccactccagtattcttgcctgaagaatcccatggacagaggagcatggcaggctgcagtccatagggtcacaaagagttggaaaggactgaagtgacttagcacacatgcaaaaatattttggtgcaaaggaaagacaaaagtgaagtgaagtcactcagtcttgtgcaACTCTTtctaaccctatggactgtagcctgccaggttcctctgtccataggattttccaggcaaggatactggagtgggtttccatttccttctccaggggatcttcccaactgagggatcgaacccaggtttcctgtattgcaggcagattcttgaccatctgagccatcggggaagcccataGAGATAAATAGATCTGGGTTAAAATAAATACTAGGATGTGAATCTGTGAGCTAGTTCTTCTGTAAAGTTTCAGTCTCTTCTCGTACAAAGTTACTTTCTATGTAAAAGCACAGAGATCTAAGACTACACCTTGATCTCGATTTTAGATTGTTCTCATTGCAATAAGTTATCCTAAAAAATTTAAGACACAAACAACAGTGAAAACAATATCTGAGGAGATATTGTGTCCAATGACCTCAAATTCACCTTGAGCACTAAAAGTCTGGAAGTCCTCCTCGGATCTTCAAGTCATCACTGGGGGAATTAATGCCAagatgtgctgtgctgagtcattcagtcatgtccgacactttctgaccccatgtactgtagcccgccagattcctctgtccatggggattctccaggcaagaatactggagtgggttgtcatgccctcctcaatACCAAGATACACCATTGTTAACAGCTAACTTGAAAGAAAAGCATCACAAATTCAATCATGCATCAATAAACTTCCCACCTGTaagtatatgatatttttccatctttctgGTGATGAATGACACTTTCATGGAAAGTAAAACCTACTAACATCAAAGCAAATGTCAAACTATTGCAATGCTCACATTTTCAACAGCTCAATATTTCTTCTAAGCAACATTTCTTCTAAGCAAGACAACTACTGTCACGCACAACATAACTTCTGTTAAAATTTGAAGAATTATTAGTCTAGTGGTAAAaagcatagtgaaagtgaaagtgaagtcgctcagtcatgtccgactctttgctatgccatggactgtagcttaccaggctcctctgtccctgggattttccaggcaatagtactagagtggattgccatttccttctccaggggatcttcctgacccagggatcaaatccgggtctactgcattgtagacagatgctttacagtctgagccactggtATCAAATGGCTCACTACtcatctttttctcatttttatgtaCAAAAGAAAGCAAGACATGAATGTAACATTTGCAGCTGCCCTCCAGCTACATAATGTTTCAGTTGAGCTTACTTCATAATCTCTGAAaactaactttcagttcagttcagttcagtcgctcagtcgtgtccaactctttgtgaccccggggactgcagcatgccaggcctccctgtccatcaccaactcctggagtttacccaaactcatgtccattgagtcggtgatgacatccaaccatctcatcctctatcatccccttctactcctgccctcaatctttcccagcatcagggtcttttcaaatgagtcagctcttcacatcaggtggccaaagtattggagcttcagttattttatcttaaaaagttGAAGATGAACACAAAAAATCTATCATCTTCTAGTACTTTCTGCCACCTCAGATTCCACAACATTAGCACATAGTAGCAAGGCAAATATTGTAAATAGCAATCTTTACTTACGAAAATGTGCATTATACCTAGGGTTTGCAGTCAAGTTTCAATAACTATTGCTTGTTCGTAAAAAGTCAAGTTGTTTAACAAACCAtccacaataaaggaaagaaatcgaCTTacgatattatttttaaattataaagaataAGCCTTCAGTTCTTCTGATGCATAGATAATTAACCatgttttctctggaaaaatgaaaaggacagaTGTCAACTTTTAAAGATTATAACACTCTTTATTTTGTTGCTTCAGGAAATAGTTTGGATTAGCCCAGAAGCAAATGCTAACATAATAATTATAAGAATAACTTACTTAGCAATAGGAACAAAATAGATTATAAGGCATGAATCACCTATACTTTTTCTCTGAGCTTCCAGACCTCAGAAGCTAAGGCAAGGCTGACATTACTGGATGACCAGAGAGAGAATCCTTTATTatgatatcattttttaaatttcaaaaacttaaaacaattttctttaGACTTTGACTTTATTTCGTTTCTAATTAGTGTAATTATTATGAGATTGCAAACTCTTATTTACAAAGATTTCAAGTGGATAATGCatttgaaagaaaacataaatacaaaaaatgGAAATGCTTTAACAAATTTATCAATGTACAagttttatatacttttattagtgaaatgttaatattttctgtAAACCTGATAATAATCAAGAAAGTAGCTTGAGATTGTGACTTTTTTACATGATGGAGATATACTTATTATCTTGGTTTTCTATACTTGGAGTATTGGGCTGTGATAATTTTATCAAATAGATTaattgttttactttaaaattagaaGAATAAAACTTAGGTTAAGTTATGTGACCATAATTTGATAACTGAAATTCAGCTCCTGTAACTATTGATCCAGTAGTCTTTCTGTTAAAATCACATGGAGATGCCCTAATGAATAGTCATTGTTAATAGTTAAtaattgttaataataataaaggataaTAATTCTCTATCAGTAAAGTTGTAGTTATCATGTTTTTAATGTTGcaacttaaaaatgagaaaagaagccAAATTTGACTTTGAGATTTTGTAAGCATAAGCAATTAGCCTTTAATTCCTATATATAGCTACTTTTCTTTGGGAGAGGAATTAGTTAAGTGAATAGAGAATCCCTTCAAATTGATTCATTACTGAAGTATAATATATGAATGCAAAATTATGAAAAGGATAATTTTATAATAGATCTCAAAGAACTACAATTGGAGAAATTCAGATTTTGtctgtttgattttattttttttggatgaCTCTAGCAATAATGAGCataccaaaagaaataaaaagtttaacagaAATGTCAAATTTCTAAAAGTTATTTACATATGATAAAATAATACTTATGACAAGATTaatataatatttcatatttctaaCAATACACATTTTTAAGTTGTAAGTAAATGTTTAAACTTTTCTGTCTAGTGTCTTAAATATGTAAAGGTCAAAATCAGAGCCAGAAAACCATTTTAATGtcaatttcttaatttcttttgtgtgtttaaattataaaatcaacaaaacacAGCAAGTTGTTAATAACagaaaatctgcatataaattaaaccaTCATACCACCTTTATTTAATTCTTGCTTACATTTTCCAGTTCTTATCTACTTGGATAATTTACTTGAAGTATGGTATTTAAACTTTTCACTTATCATGATAACATAAGCATTTTTCTAATTTCTGTAGTCATCAATATCAGTATTCATATTTTTCAATTATAAGTAACGCTGGAAtgaacatttaaacatttttctattgGCTAATTTACCAATAAAAACCCTCAAGACTGAGATTCTTTAAGTTAAAGGTATAgacattttcatgtttcttttgtatattgccatcctgcttTCAAAAAGTTATCTCAAGTAACAGAATCAACGGCTGCATGCAAGGATGTCAACCTTATCTCAACCTTGACCATATTTCGgtttaaccttttaaaataactCCCTAGCAATTGTAAAATAGTAGGTCAAATAGAAAGTTCTATATGTTTTCTTGACAGCAAACCAAGGACTTCTGTCCACATTTTATCT from Capricornis sumatraensis isolate serow.1 chromosome 7, serow.2, whole genome shotgun sequence encodes the following:
- the CABS1 gene encoding calcium-binding and spermatid-specific protein 1 yields the protein MAEDGLPKIYSHPPAESTKTTEATIFFGADNTIPKSETTITSEGDHVTSVNDYMLENDFATTTGNKLIPPKERLKSEDDVESHLEKEFATLMDIKNPMANESITENFLPVKTGNISSTDAISLIDFSTDIAKEDILLATIDPGDKDVSLTSEVSGAPKESTAGIADTPILPTIMGKSDVSNYSSSVKFKVAADGNAHITDSSVPEAEITPATERNLTTIPDMVALAEEKITEIDLILPENDPNVVPKLTDSDEEKFITVFELTTTAKRDKDNPEDILLTDEESTDGVSVWMERDMANEEESHSVLLTAVESRYDFVIPASVAMNLTEDSLTEEDLPENNRMESVTKNTDKLSGTTDLDAFNHKEDNFTTETGIFKLLKEEPDEFLI